The nucleotide window AATTCTTAAATAAATCAGGCATTTTTATCCGTCTTTGGAACGGACAAGTCGGACCTCCGGATTTCTTTTCTCACGGAAAGGACTCTGGAGGGAGATACCGACAGCTCGTCCACTCCCATTCTTAAGAATTCTTCTGTCAGCGAAATATCCGCTCCCAGCTCTCCGCAGATTCCTACCCAGCAGCCTCCTTTATGTCCGTTTTCCACGACCATCCGCAGCATCCGGAGGACGGCGGGATGATGTGCGTCATAATGCGCGTCCAGTTTGGCATTCTGCCGGTCTATGGCCAGCGTATACTGAGTGAGGTCATTGGTCCCGACACTGAAAAAATCCACCTCAGACGCCAGCAAGTCGCTGATGAGGGCGGCGGCAGGCGTCTCGATCATAATGCCCTGTTCTATATCCTTATAGGCGATATCCTCTGCCCTCAGCTCTTTTTTGACCTCTTCCACAAGCTCCTTGATTTTTCGGACCTCATCCACAGAAATGATCATAGGATACATGACCGATACATTTCCAAAGACACTTGCACGGAAAATAGCTCTCAGCTGCGTCTTGAATACCGCCGGCCGGTCCAGGCACAGCCGGATAGCGCGGTATCCCATGGCGGGATTTTCTTCTTTCTCCATATGGAAATATTCCACCTGCTTGTCCGCTCCTATATCCAAAGTCCGTATGATGACCTTTTTCCCCGCCATCATTTCCGCCACAGATTTGTATGCCTGAAACAGCTCTTCCTCTGTAGGATAATCCTCTTTTTCCAAATACAGGAATTCACTGCGGAAAAGGCCGATCCCTTCCGCGTCATTGGCGAAGACGCTGACCATATCGGATACGCTTCCGATATTGGCATACAATTGGACTTTCTTTCCGTCTTTTGTGACACTTTCTTTTCCCTTCAGCTGCTGAAGGAGCTCAGCGCTTCTTTCATCCTCTTCCATTTTTACACGCATCAGCTTCAGGATCTTCTCCCCGGGCTCCAGATACAGGGTCCCGCTGTAGCCGTCTACTATGGCCAGCTTCCCGTTCCATTCCTTCTGGATCGGGACTCCTATGAGCGCCGGTATGTTCATGGTCCTGGCCAAAATAGCCGTATGGGAATTCGCGGAGCCATACTCTGTCACAAAAGCCAGGAGCTTTTCCTTATCCATCTGAACGGTTTCACTGGGGGCCAAATCGTGCGCCGCCACTATGACCGGCTCTCCTCCCAGATATCCGGACCGTTCCTTCCCTTCCAGAACAGAAACCAGCCGCTCTGAGATATCCTTTACATCGGCGGCTCTTGCCTGGAAATAATCATCCTCCATCTCCGAAAACATTCTGGAAAAATTGTCCCCCGTGGCCGCCACCGCATACTCTGCGTTTACCTGCTGGGAATTGATGATGTTACGGACAGAGTCGTTGAAATCCTCATCCTCCAGCATCATCGCGTGCACCTCAAAAACAGCCGCATTCACTTCGCCTACTTCCTTGAGAGCTTTCTGAAACAGCCTGTCCAATTCCTTCGCCGCCTGTGCCTTGGCCGCCTCATACCGTTCAATTTCTGCCGCACAGTCTTCTACTTTTCCACGCACGACCGGATTTTCTCCCTTGGAATAGAAAAGAATCCTGCCAATGGCAATTCCTTTAACAATCGACTTTCCCGTATACCGTTCCATGGCACTCCTTTAGATCCATTACAGATTTGCTTTAAAAAATGCTTCCAGCTTCGCTGCCGCCGCCTCTTCGTCTCCGCCTTCAACCGTTACCGTTATCTCCATGCCCTTCTTTACGCCCATTCCCATCACCGCCAAAAGTCTGGTCGCCTCCGCTTTCTTTCCGCCAGCTTCCAGAAACACCTTTGAATCAAGCGACTTGGCTTCCTTCGCCAGCACTCCGGCCGGTCTTGCATGGATGCCTACCTCATCTGTGATCACATAAGTAAATGATTTCATTCCGTCTCCTTCCAGGCAGTCTGCCTTTATACATAGTTTATCAAATTTGCAGCCGATTTAAAAGTAGGATATCTCCATCGCTCCCATCTCCCACAATCGGCAGGATGCACAGGGGCTTTTGACCTCCACCGTTATTTTTCCTTCCGGGTAATATCTGGTGGTGAAAACGTATTCTCCATTGTTCAGATACAGCTCCAGTACGGAAGTATCTGCAAGGATACGCAGTTTCCCAAGTTCCGGGATTCTTGCCTGGCGCATGGTCCGCCCTGCTCCCATTTTTCTTCCGGCCTCATTTTCCAAAAAAACCATTTGAAAAACGCCGTCAGAAAACCGCAGTTCCAGGCCCTCGGAAAGTACCAGACAGAACGGCCGGCTCCCAATATCCGTGATTATCATGTCAAATGCAGTGCCTGAATCTAAAGTCCACTTTCCATCCTCCGGAATACTTTCCCTATTCCGCAGACTCTCCAATTCTTCCGCCGGCGCCTGGAGCAGACGGCCTTTTCCTGCCGTCACCTGCCTCGGAACCGTAAGAGCATGCTGCCAGCCAAAATCCGTAGTGGGATTTCCGTACTCCCGGCTGGAATCCGGCATTCCAATCCATCCGATCAGCAGCCGTCTTCCCTTTTCATCTTCAAAGGTCTGAGGCGCATAAAAGTCGAATCCCATGTCCCATTCTATAAATTGTTCCGGCAAAAGGATGTCCGGCATCTTTCGGCTCCCGGTCAGAAAATATCCGGCCTGATAGATATTCTGAAACCGAAATTTTTCTCTGGGAAGTCCCTGCGGTGAAATGGACAAGACCCATTCTCCGCCTGTGCAGAACATATCCGGACATTCCCACATGTAACCAAAAGGGGCTTCTGTGGACATTTCCCGATAAATTCTCCAGTGAAGACCGTCCCCAGAACGGTACAGCAGGATGGCTCCCCGTTCTTTTTCTCCCTTTTTCCTGCCTCCCAGGACCATATAATAGCTTCCGTCCTGCTTCCACACCTTCGGGTCCCGGATATGGCAGGTATAGTCTTCGGGATAATCCTCTCCGGTCAGAACACAGCGCTTAGATCCAAAGGTATACCCGTCTTCGCTGGTACAATAGATTGTGTTTGCTTCCCTGCCTTCCTTTATATAGTCATAGGCGCCTTCATGCTTTACATTTCCCGTATAAAATATTTTAAGCGCGCCGTCCTCTTCTGTCAGAGCAGATCCGGAATACACGCCATGACAGTCATAGGGGCTGTCCGGAAGCAGCGGGGTCCCTTCATAATTCCAGCGCAATAAATCCCTGCTGGTGTAATGTCCCCAGATCTTCAGACCTCCATTCACATCAAATGGGGAATATTGAAAAAACACATGATAGAGTCCGCGGCTCTGACACAGGCCGTTTGGATCATTGAGCCATCCGGCAGGCGGCATCAGGTGAAATTTAAGACGATAAGAGTCCTGTTCCGCCTGCGGAATCCCCGCTTCTTCTATTTTTTCCACTCCGTATTTCAGTGCCTGTCCCAATACATTCATAAACTCTGACCGCGTCCTCATATTCGTTCCAGCTCCAGAACCGGCTCCGACCGTTTCCCAGTCACGGACAGATTCGGCGCCACCGTCTGATAATCGTCTGTATTCGTCACAATGACCGGAGTAGTCAGATCGTATCCTGCTTTCCGGATTTTCTCCAAATCAAAGGTCAGAAGAACCTGTCCGGTCTTCACTTCGTCCCCCTCAGACACATGGACCTCAAAATACGTTCCGTTCAGTTCAACAGTGTTGATTCCCACATGGATCAAAAGCTCTGCGCCTCCTTTTCCGGTCAGTCCGATCGCATGACCGGTTTCATAAACGGTTTCAACCGTTCCGTCAAAGGGCGCAGTCACCGTACCTTCCTCTGGATGAACGGCAAAGCCTTTCCCGAGGACCTCCGCTGCAAATGTCTCATCCGGCACTTCCCTCATGGGTATCACCTTTCCCGACAAAGGGCTGTATACAATTTCCTTTGCCGGTCCGGCCTCTTTACCGACCATTTTCTGTACCGCCCCATCCGGAGCCTCTGAAATTTCATCCGCGGCTTTTCCTGCTTCCATCGTTTTACTTTCCCGCGCCGTTTCCGGTTTCGGTTCCTTATATAACAACCAGGAGATTCCGAAAGCCACCGCAAAGGAAACCGCCATGACAAGAGTATAAGGAATCGCATATTCGGTGGTGATCAAATAGCCGAATATACCAGTGATTCCGTAAGCCGACGCGCCGATTCCGGTAATCCCCGCCACCAGCGCTCCGCAGAATCCCCCGATGCAGCCTGCCGCGAAGCATTTCGTATAGCGCAGGTTGATTCCGAAGATAGCCGGCTCTGTGATTCCCATAAATGCAGATAAGGAAGACGGAAACGCCGTCGATTTTAATTTTTTATTTTTTGTCTTCACCGCCAGAGCAAGGGCTGCCGCGCCCTGCGCCACATTGGCCGCCGTGGCGATAGGCATCCAGGTATTTAGATTGTTGGCGCTCAGGAGCCCGGCTTCCAAAGCATTATACATATGGTGGACGCCAGCCACTACCGTCGGCGCGTAGATGGCGCCGGCCAAAGCCGACCCAATGCCGAAAGGAAGCGTGATCAGATACTGCACACCGTTTAAGACTCCCGTTTCAATCCAGGAAAACACCGGCCCAAATATGGTGAGCGTGACGTACCCGGTCACCAGGACCGTAACCAAAGGCGTCACAAAAAGGTCGATAATTTCCGGTATGATCTTATGAAGCTTTTTTTCAAGCTTGCTCATAAACCATACGGCGATCACGACCGGAATCACATGTCCTTGATATCCCACCAAACGGATATCATAAAGCCCAAACCAAGCTGCAGCCGTAGGGATTGTTTCAGCAGAAGCCACCGACCAGGCGTTTAAAAGATCCGTATGAATCATGATCATACCAATCACAGCCCCCAGATAGATGTTCCCGCCAAAGGTCTTGGCCGCACTTATTCCAATCAAAATGGGCAGAAATACAAAAGCTGCGTTGCTGAACAGATGGATAATGGTATAAGTGCCTGACTGCGCCATTGCCGGAAATATTTTACTGAGTCCTTCCAGCAATCCCATGAGAAGGCCGCTGGCGACGATGGCCGGAATAATGGGCACAAATACGTCCCCAAGGGTCTTGATCATCCGTTTCCAAGGGCTCTGCCTGGCGGAGGCCGCCTGTTTCACTTCTTCTTTGCTGGCGCCGGAAATGCCGGCGATGGAAATGAATTCTTCAAACACCTTGTTGACTGTACCCGTGCCGAAAATGACCTGAAGCTGTCCGGAGGAAAAAAACACCCCTTTCACTCCTTCTGTATTTTCGATGGCTTCTTTGTCACATTTGTCATTATCTGCTATGACTAAGCGAAGCCTTGTAGCACAATGAGCCGCTGATACGATATTATCCCTTCCGCCAATCCCGTCATAGACGCCCTGTGCCGCTTTTCTGTAATCCATAAAGACCTCCCGGTTTTTGAAACCCGCATTTTGCCGTTACCGTTCTCATATTTATTCTCGCGTATAATCCTTTATATATAGGATATTTTAAACAAAATATTGACAAATAGAGATTTACATATGAGAACGTTCTCATATTTTTATTTCATTGTAACATAATATCGCCTTTTGTAAATCAACGTTTTCTACAATTTTTTTCTTTTGAATTGTGCAGAATTGCCAAAGACAGGCGGCGCCGGCTATCCGGCGCCGAAGAAATGACGCAAGGATTCATCTGGTGCGGACCGACCCCTCTTCCACGATCTCAAAGCCCATTTTGACTTCACGGCAGACAGTCTCGCCGGACGTCAGATGCTCAATCAGCATATCCGCTGCTTCTATCCCGCTTCTTTTATAATAAAAGTGTACGGTTGTGAGCTTTGGAGTCAGCACTTTTCCCATGGCCGTATCGCCAAAGCCTGCCAGCTGTACATCCTCCGGAATCCGTTTCCCTTTCTCCCTCAAAAGGGTGATAGCTCCGGCCGCAATGGTATCCGTAGCACAAAAGACTGTGTCAATATCCGGCGCCTCCTGAAACAAGTCTTTTGCCTGCTCATAAGCTGCTTCCATACTGAAAGCCACTTCTCTGTGCCATTCCGGAGGGCAGCTGCACTGACATTTTTTAAGCGCCTCTTCAAACCCCTTTTTCCGGCTGTGTCCGGCAGCCTCATCTTTCTGTGTGACGCCCAGATATCCGACCTGCGAAGCTGAAGGAAGCATTTTATCCATGAGCTCCTTCGCCGCCCGGTAATCATCCTGATACACGCAGGAAAATCCCGGCAACCTTTGTCCCAGTATGACAACCGGAACCTTGTACTCCTTTAAAAGCTCTTTATGCTTCTTCGTGAAGACGGTTCCTATAAAGATAACGCCGTCCACTTGATTGTCTTTGAACAATGATAGATATTTTAATTCTTCCCGGATATCATTGCTGGTATTCGCCAGAATCATCATAAAACCATGACGGTTCAGCGCTTCTCCGATTCCCGCCACCATCCTGCCCACTGCGTCAGAATTTATCTTTGGGATAATCACGCCGATGAGCTTCGTCCGCTTCGTCCTGAGCATCTGGGCTTGGGCGGAAGGCTTATATCCTGTCCGTTCTATAACTTCACGTATTCGTTCTCTTTTCTCTCCGCTGACATAGCCGTCGTTCAGGTATCTGGAAACCGTCGCCCTGGAAACGCCTGCCAGCTTTGCAATTTCATTGATA belongs to Qiania dongpingensis and includes:
- the ptsP gene encoding phosphoenolpyruvate--protein phosphotransferase, translated to MERYTGKSIVKGIAIGRILFYSKGENPVVRGKVEDCAAEIERYEAAKAQAAKELDRLFQKALKEVGEVNAAVFEVHAMMLEDEDFNDSVRNIINSQQVNAEYAVAATGDNFSRMFSEMEDDYFQARAADVKDISERLVSVLEGKERSGYLGGEPVIVAAHDLAPSETVQMDKEKLLAFVTEYGSANSHTAILARTMNIPALIGVPIQKEWNGKLAIVDGYSGTLYLEPGEKILKLMRVKMEEDERSAELLQQLKGKESVTKDGKKVQLYANIGSVSDMVSVFANDAEGIGLFRSEFLYLEKEDYPTEEELFQAYKSVAEMMAGKKVIIRTLDIGADKQVEYFHMEKEENPAMGYRAIRLCLDRPAVFKTQLRAIFRASVFGNVSVMYPMIISVDEVRKIKELVEEVKKELRAEDIAYKDIEQGIMIETPAAALISDLLASEVDFFSVGTNDLTQYTLAIDRQNAKLDAHYDAHHPAVLRMLRMVVENGHKGGCWVGICGELGADISLTEEFLRMGVDELSVSPSRVLSVRKEIRRSDLSVPKTDKNA
- a CDS encoding HPr family phosphocarrier protein — encoded protein: MKSFTYVITDEVGIHARPAGVLAKEAKSLDSKVFLEAGGKKAEATRLLAVMGMGVKKGMEITVTVEGGDEEAAAAKLEAFFKANL
- a CDS encoding glycoside hydrolase family 32 protein, translated to MNVLGQALKYGVEKIEEAGIPQAEQDSYRLKFHLMPPAGWLNDPNGLCQSRGLYHVFFQYSPFDVNGGLKIWGHYTSRDLLRWNYEGTPLLPDSPYDCHGVYSGSALTEEDGALKIFYTGNVKHEGAYDYIKEGREANTIYCTSEDGYTFGSKRCVLTGEDYPEDYTCHIRDPKVWKQDGSYYMVLGGRKKGEKERGAILLYRSGDGLHWRIYREMSTEAPFGYMWECPDMFCTGGEWVLSISPQGLPREKFRFQNIYQAGYFLTGSRKMPDILLPEQFIEWDMGFDFYAPQTFEDEKGRRLLIGWIGMPDSSREYGNPTTDFGWQHALTVPRQVTAGKGRLLQAPAEELESLRNRESIPEDGKWTLDSGTAFDMIITDIGSRPFCLVLSEGLELRFSDGVFQMVFLENEAGRKMGAGRTMRQARIPELGKLRILADTSVLELYLNNGEYVFTTRYYPEGKITVEVKSPCASCRLWEMGAMEISYF
- a CDS encoding PTS beta-glucoside transporter subunit IIBCA; the encoded protein is MDYRKAAQGVYDGIGGRDNIVSAAHCATRLRLVIADNDKCDKEAIENTEGVKGVFFSSGQLQVIFGTGTVNKVFEEFISIAGISGASKEEVKQAASARQSPWKRMIKTLGDVFVPIIPAIVASGLLMGLLEGLSKIFPAMAQSGTYTIIHLFSNAAFVFLPILIGISAAKTFGGNIYLGAVIGMIMIHTDLLNAWSVASAETIPTAAAWFGLYDIRLVGYQGHVIPVVIAVWFMSKLEKKLHKIIPEIIDLFVTPLVTVLVTGYVTLTIFGPVFSWIETGVLNGVQYLITLPFGIGSALAGAIYAPTVVAGVHHMYNALEAGLLSANNLNTWMPIATAANVAQGAAALALAVKTKNKKLKSTAFPSSLSAFMGITEPAIFGINLRYTKCFAAGCIGGFCGALVAGITGIGASAYGITGIFGYLITTEYAIPYTLVMAVSFAVAFGISWLLYKEPKPETARESKTMEAGKAADEISEAPDGAVQKMVGKEAGPAKEIVYSPLSGKVIPMREVPDETFAAEVLGKGFAVHPEEGTVTAPFDGTVETVYETGHAIGLTGKGGAELLIHVGINTVELNGTYFEVHVSEGDEVKTGQVLLTFDLEKIRKAGYDLTTPVIVTNTDDYQTVAPNLSVTGKRSEPVLELERI
- a CDS encoding LacI family DNA-binding transcriptional regulator — its product is MNINEIAKLAGVSRATVSRYLNDGYVSGEKRERIREVIERTGYKPSAQAQMLRTKRTKLIGVIIPKINSDAVGRMVAGIGEALNRHGFMMILANTSNDIREELKYLSLFKDNQVDGVIFIGTVFTKKHKELLKEYKVPVVILGQRLPGFSCVYQDDYRAAKELMDKMLPSASQVGYLGVTQKDEAAGHSRKKGFEEALKKCQCSCPPEWHREVAFSMEAAYEQAKDLFQEAPDIDTVFCATDTIAAGAITLLREKGKRIPEDVQLAGFGDTAMGKVLTPKLTTVHFYYKRSGIEAADMLIEHLTSGETVCREVKMGFEIVEEGSVRTR